Within the Bacillus pumilus genome, the region GCGCAGTTGCTTGCAGGTTTCAAAGCCGCTGATGTCCGGCAGGCCGATGTCGAGGATCAGCATATCTGCCGGGGTCTGCCGTTGATGCTCCAGCGCCGCCTGGCCGAGGGTCAGCCAGGTGGTGGTGAAACCTTCGCCCTGCAGGGCAAAAATCAGCGTGTCGGCTATCGCCGCTTCGTCTTCGACAATCAGGATATGAGGCATGGCGTCCGAGCACAGGGAGCGAAAGGTGAACGGTGCCCGTTGTTGAACGTCTCTACGCGTAGCTTCTGCTGTGCATCCAGGCTGAAGCTGCAAGGCCACTCCATGTCTAACTGCATGCGAGTCTGGTCGGGCTTGACCAGCGTGCAGTGACCTTGATCATCTACCAGGCTCAGGGGCTGGTCGACAAACATCGCTTGTGTGGCAGCGGTTGGTGTTGGTACGTCTTCCGCCGCGCACGCACTCAGGCTTACAAGGCTCGCGGCCAGGGCCGCAAAAACAAAAGGCCTACGCATTACAAAAGCTCCCAGAACCAGATTTCCTTGGCACTTGAGGACAGGTCACCGCTCTTG harbors:
- a CDS encoding response regulator; the protein is MQLQPGCTAEATRRDVQQRAPFTFRSLCSDAMPHILIVEDEAAIADTLIFALQGEGFTTTWLTLGQAALEHQRQTPADMLILDIGLPDISGFETCKQLRRFSEVPVMFLSARDGEIDRVVGLEIGADDYVVKPFSPREVAARVKAILLQYPDRVPPRR